A stretch of Chionomys nivalis chromosome 2, mChiNiv1.1, whole genome shotgun sequence DNA encodes these proteins:
- the LOC130869856 gene encoding peptidyl-prolyl cis-trans isomerase A-like — translation MVNPTVFFDIAADGEPLGRISFELFADKVPKTAENFRALSTGEKGFGYKGSSFHRIIPGFMCQGGDFTRHNGTGGRSIYGEKFEDENFILKHTGPGILSMANAGPNTNGSQFFICTTKTEWLDGKHVVFGKVKEGMNIVEAMERFGSRNGKTSKKITISDCGQL, via the coding sequence ATGGTCAACCCCACCGTGTTCTTCGACATCGCGGCCGATGGCGAGCCCTTGGGCCGCATCTCCTTTGAGCTGTTTGCAGACAAagttccaaagacagcagaaaactttcgtgctctgagcactggagagaaaggatttggATATAAGGGTTCTTCCTTTCACAGGATTATTCCAGGATTCATGTGCCAGGGTGGTGACTTCACACGCCATAATGGCACTGGTGGCAGATCCATCTATGGAGAAAAATTTGAGGATGAGAACTTCATCCTGAAGCATACAGGTCCTGGCATCTTGTCCATGGCAAATGCTGGACCAAACACAAACGGTTCCCAGTTTTTTATCTGCACCACCAAAACTGAGTGGCTGGATGGCAAACATGTGGTCTTTGGGAAGGTGAAAGAAGGCATGAACATTGTGGAAGCCATGGAGCGTTTTGGGTCCAGGAATGGCAAGACCAGCAAGAAGATCACCATTTCCGACTGTGGACAACTCTAA